The window TGAAAAGGGGTTTGAAATCACCGTTTAAATATACAAGATGAGAACCGCCCCCATGTGACTTCTGTTCGGGAATAAGACAATTTTAACAGAACCTTTGAACAGTTTTTCAACGGAACGCGTCCGATTCGTTGGCTTCCTTCACCATGTGAATGAACACATCGCGCCAACCATGCCACATGTCGCGGCCGCTCAGCGTCTCGTTGTGCCAAAGACCGATGAAGGTTCCGTCAACCGCTCGCACTTTATTCACCAATTCGGTAATGTGTTTTTTGGCCTCTTCGGGCTGGAGTTTCATGTAGTACTTGAGCGTGGCCTCCATCACCGCAAAGGGGTAAACGGTCAGATCCATGGGGGTTTCCAGATCGAGGTCGTAAAAGCGGTAAGGCGTGCAGGTTCCAGCTCGGAAACCGATGTGTTCGGCATAGCCCATGGAGTGGTCCTCGGTAATGTCATTCTCCGCCAACCGCTGATATGTGTGCGGCAAATGCAGAATGAGAAAATGCTGGCGGCTTTTGATCACAGGCCGATGGATGATCTGTTCCAGCCGTTTCTTCTCGGTTTTCAGTTTGTCGTTCTTCTGGTTGGAGTTGAACCCTGGATGAATGCCGATTTCCGCGTAATCGCCCAAGTGCTTGATCAATGATTGGAATTGCAAATTGTAGTACGGAACGTTCTTGTCGTTCACACCATAATCTGCCAGAAGGAAGAAGTAGATGGTGCGCAGATCGTACTTCTGTTGCACCGCCAATTGAAAATCGTACGTGTCGTACGGGTCGGTCTTCGTTCCCAACAATACCTGCGTCCGTTCAAAAACCTCTTTCAGCTTTCCTTTCAGGATGGCACGCCCGAATGCACCGATGGTACGCATGAATCCCTTGTTCCGGTAAGCGTAAGCGTTGTCGATATCAATGGTGGAAATGAACGTGTACCTGCGCTTTTTGAAGGTGAGTTCGGGATACTTGGCACTCAGAATATCCCGAATGCGCAGCAGCCATTGGTCAACCAACGGTTCGGTGAGAAAGCCGTGTTTGAAACCGATGCTGGCCGAAGCCTCAAAACGGTTGTATTTGTCGCGAAGGTGTGGCAGACATTCCTCATATCGCGAAAGCAGAAAAAAGGCCGCCCCGAACACATCGAAGTTCAGCGCGGCATCTTGCGAGTTGTGCGCGAAGAAATACTTGCCATGCTCATTCTCCGAAATGCGGATGCTCTGGTCTTTCACACCCGTTTCGTGCAGCAGCCCAAGCGAACGGAAATGGATCTCATCGGCCGATCGGCTATGCGTGTAGCTCAGTTTTGGGCCTGCTGCAGCCACAAATTCCTCTTTCTTACTCGTGAAGGAAACCTCCAACCCGAGCATGTCGCCCAGCATCACATGGAATATGTAACGGACGCGCGAAGTGATACTGTGGCTGTAGATCAGCATCAGTTCAGGTTGTCAATAATGGTCTGACAGATGAATTCGGCTGCGGTTCCATTCCCGAAGATATGAGGGAATTGAAGTTCCTTATGAGAACGGAAATGCTCAAAGCCTGCCTTTATCTTCTGCGGATAAGAGCCTGCGAGTACTGCGCAGCCTTGCTCTACGATTTCGGTCCATTCGGTCTCAGGCCGAAGGATGACGCACGGCTTTTGCATGAAGAAGGCTTCCTTTTGCACACCACCGCTGTCCGTCATTATCAGTTGGGCATTTTTCTCCAGAAGAATCATCTCCAAGAATCCGACAGGATCAATGATCTTGAGGTTCGGATTCTCTTGAAGTTTTTTTATCCGCGCATCATCGGCCTTGGCGATCATGTTTGCGGTACGCGGATGAAGCGGTAGCACCACGTGCAGATTATTCTCAAGGGAAATGTCATTCAATGCGGTGAGAATACCCGCAAGCACATTGATGTCGTCCGTGTTCTGTGGGCGATGAATGGTGGAAAGAATATAATTGCCTTGGTCAATTCCATGCTTCGCGAACAGCGGTTCGTACTCATCAGCTTTCGCGGAATAGAAAAGCGTGTTATCGTACATCAGGTCGCCACAATGGAACACGTACGGATTGTCAATGTCGGCCTTCCCAAATTTCTTGGCATCACTCAATGACCTGAATCCTTCTTTCTCCAAGTTTCTGATTCCCGCTTTGGTGGGTGAGAAGAGCAGGGTAGAGCAGTGGTCGGCCGTAATGCGGTTCACTTCCTCGGGCATCCGTTTGTTGAAGGATCGTAATCCCGCTTCAATATGAATGACAGGAACATGAATTTTGGCTGCGGCCAAAGCACCTGCTAAAGTC of the Flavobacteriales bacterium genome contains:
- a CDS encoding UDP-N-acetylglucosamine 2-epimerase (non-hydrolyzing) translates to MKKLLTIIGARPQIIKAAALNRAIQTKFADQLTEVLVHTGQHYDHGMSDVFFEEMGIPQPDHQLGIGSGSHGKQTGKMLDEIEGVINLEKPYALVIYGDTNSTLAGALAAAKIHVPVIHIEAGLRSFNKRMPEEVNRITADHCSTLLFSPTKAGIRNLEKEGFRSLSDAKKFGKADIDNPYVFHCGDLMYDNTLFYSAKADEYEPLFAKHGIDQGNYILSTIHRPQNTDDINVLAGILTALNDISLENNLHVVLPLHPRTANMIAKADDARIKKLQENPNLKIIDPVGFLEMILLEKNAQLIMTDSGGVQKEAFFMQKPCVILRPETEWTEIVEQGCAVLAGSYPQKIKAGFEHFRSHKELQFPHIFGNGTAAEFICQTIIDNLN